The Pseudomonadota bacterium genome includes a window with the following:
- the clpA gene encoding ATP-dependent Clp protease ATP-binding subunit ClpA yields the protein MISKDLEYTILAAFREAQNRAHEYLCVEHLLYALLHNDYGTEIIRDCGGNPEVLKRQLEIYFNTRMTSLPADKPQAPVETMAFQRLIQRTILHVQAAEKEEAGIGDMLGAIFEEEDSHACYFLRQQDITRLVVINYLAHGIKKDGELLPEKKSHPDSDRKKKKKREEDSFLEKFTLNLLEQAADGHIDPLIGRQDEMQRTLQVLCRRQKNNPIYVGEPGVGKTAMAEGLALQLFSGDVPDILKDFEMFTLDLGALLAGTKFRGQFEERLKGVIRELQQKKKAILFIDEIHTIVGAGATSGSSMDASNILKPFLANGNFRCIGATTHEEYKLNFSKDRALSRRFQKIQLPEPSIDETIKILQGLRQRYEEHHNISYTQAALRTAAELTSHYLNDRYLPDKAIDVIDEAAAAVQLLPVSQRRKRITPTDIERVVSLIARVPVQKADSKSPNNLVSLENNLKRLIFGQDQAISALSKALKRSQAGLNNPDRPLGSFLFTGPTGVGKTEVSRQTAALLGVKFIRFDMSEYMEKHAVARLIGAPPGYVGFDQGGQLTEQVRKHPHSIILLDEIEKAHPDIFNILLQIMDYATLTDNNGQKADFRHTILIMTSNAGAREMAGNSIGFGELSQDVTDKGRKALEKLFAPEFRNRLDETIFFQPLDQDIMIRVVDKFLTRLDHFLTMKKVEFSITDKAKIWLAGKGYDPKFGARPLDRLIQDTIKDPLAEEILFGKLKGGGRVRVKISGSRLAFSFPDA from the coding sequence ATGATCAGCAAAGATTTAGAATATACCATTCTTGCGGCATTTCGCGAAGCCCAGAACCGGGCCCATGAATACCTCTGCGTTGAACACCTGCTCTACGCCCTGCTGCATAATGATTACGGCACTGAAATAATCAGGGATTGCGGTGGCAATCCGGAAGTTTTGAAGCGACAGCTGGAAATCTATTTCAATACCAGGATGACATCCCTGCCGGCCGATAAACCACAAGCACCGGTTGAGACCATGGCTTTTCAGCGCTTGATCCAACGTACCATCCTCCATGTTCAGGCCGCCGAAAAAGAGGAAGCGGGAATCGGGGATATGCTTGGGGCAATATTTGAAGAGGAAGACTCCCATGCCTGCTATTTTCTTCGCCAGCAGGATATTACCAGGTTGGTGGTCATCAATTATCTGGCCCATGGAATCAAAAAAGACGGAGAGCTTCTACCGGAAAAGAAAAGCCATCCGGACAGTGACAGGAAAAAGAAAAAAAAGCGGGAGGAAGACAGTTTTCTCGAAAAGTTCACCCTCAACCTGCTGGAACAGGCAGCAGATGGCCACATTGACCCGCTGATTGGTCGCCAAGATGAAATGCAACGCACCCTGCAGGTGTTATGCCGACGGCAGAAAAATAACCCCATCTATGTAGGAGAACCAGGGGTAGGGAAAACTGCCATGGCTGAAGGCCTGGCTTTACAGCTTTTTAGCGGCGATGTTCCCGATATCCTGAAAGATTTTGAAATGTTCACCCTTGACCTGGGGGCCCTGCTGGCAGGAACCAAATTCCGGGGCCAGTTTGAAGAACGACTCAAGGGGGTGATCAGGGAATTACAGCAGAAAAAGAAGGCTATCCTGTTTATTGATGAAATTCACACCATTGTCGGTGCCGGAGCCACCAGCGGCAGCTCCATGGATGCCTCAAATATTCTCAAGCCCTTTCTGGCCAACGGTAATTTTCGCTGCATCGGAGCAACCACTCACGAAGAATATAAACTGAATTTCAGCAAAGACCGGGCACTGTCCCGGCGCTTTCAAAAAATCCAGCTGCCGGAACCCAGCATCGATGAAACCATTAAAATTCTTCAGGGTTTGCGCCAACGCTATGAAGAGCACCATAACATATCCTATACCCAGGCAGCATTACGGACAGCGGCCGAACTGACCAGCCACTACCTGAATGACCGTTACCTGCCTGACAAGGCCATTGATGTCATAGATGAGGCCGCAGCCGCGGTTCAGCTCCTGCCGGTAAGTCAGCGACGCAAACGCATCACCCCAACGGATATTGAACGGGTTGTTTCCCTGATTGCCAGGGTTCCGGTGCAAAAAGCAGACAGTAAATCACCGAATAACCTGGTCAGCCTGGAGAACAACCTGAAAAGACTTATTTTCGGTCAGGACCAGGCAATCTCAGCTTTATCCAAAGCGCTGAAAAGATCCCAGGCCGGCCTCAACAACCCGGATCGACCGCTCGGCAGCTTTTTGTTTACCGGACCTACCGGAGTTGGAAAAACTGAAGTCAGCCGCCAGACGGCCGCCCTCCTGGGGGTCAAATTTATCCGCTTTGACATGAGCGAATACATGGAAAAGCATGCGGTAGCCCGGCTGATTGGTGCCCCTCCGGGCTATGTTGGTTTTGACCAGGGAGGCCAGCTGACCGAGCAGGTACGCAAACATCCCCACAGCATTATTTTATTGGATGAAATTGAAAAAGCACACCCGGATATCTTCAATATTCTCCTGCAGATCATGGATTACGCCACCCTCACTGATAACAATGGTCAAAAAGCTGATTTCCGCCATACCATTCTGATCATGACCAGCAACGCCGGGGCTCGGGAAATGGCCGGCAATTCTATCGGCTTCGGAGAACTTTCTCAAGATGTAACGGATAAAGGCAGGAAAGCGCTGGAAAAACTTTTTGCCCCGGAGTTTCGCAACCGGCTGGATGAAACAATCTTCTTTCAGCCGTTGGACCAGGATATCATGATCAGGGTAGTAGATAAATTTCTCACCAGGTTAGACCATTTTCTTACCATGAAAAAGGTGGAATTCTCCATCACCGACAAAGCCAAAATCTGGCTGGCCGGAAAAGGTTACGACCCGAAGTTCGGCGCCCGCCCCCTTGATCGGCTGATCCAGGACACCATCAAAGATCCCCTGGCTGAAGAAATACTTTTCGGTAAGTTAAAAGGCGGCGGCAGGGTCCGGGTAAAGATAAGCGGCAGCCGGCTGGCTTTTTCATTCCCGGATGCTTAA